A window of the Cystobacter fuscus genome harbors these coding sequences:
- a CDS encoding tryptophan 2,3-dioxygenase family protein — translation MEQIPEVVSAAEQLRRQLQGPWLNPLLKKWVGQGELDYEKYVRTPELLALQTPPAQRVTPDELLFQAVHQSQELWLKLIAHESVEAVEELDANALWEVSARLERLTRVARVLAAELGVLETLTPDTYQIIRRSLGNGSGQESPGYNAVSTATRGLDEALERLLRRRDAQLTDVYATPRHPDLKRVCEQLLDYDEAWQNWLYTHFQLVRRTIGVDPTVKALDGLPTRVLPGRMTQPLFPALWRVRVEMTTTWQREGGHAPGTPRDASGAGTP, via the coding sequence ATGGAACAGATCCCCGAGGTCGTCAGTGCCGCCGAGCAGTTGAGGCGCCAGTTGCAGGGCCCATGGCTCAACCCGCTGCTCAAGAAGTGGGTGGGCCAGGGCGAGCTGGACTACGAGAAGTACGTGCGCACCCCCGAGCTGCTCGCGCTCCAGACGCCCCCCGCCCAGCGGGTGACCCCCGACGAGCTGCTCTTCCAGGCCGTGCACCAGTCCCAGGAGCTGTGGCTCAAGCTGATCGCCCATGAGTCGGTGGAGGCCGTGGAGGAGCTGGACGCCAATGCCCTCTGGGAGGTCTCGGCGCGGCTGGAGCGCCTGACCCGCGTGGCGCGCGTGCTCGCCGCGGAGCTGGGCGTGCTGGAAACCCTCACCCCGGACACCTATCAGATCATCCGCCGCAGCCTCGGCAATGGCAGTGGGCAGGAGTCGCCGGGCTACAACGCCGTGAGCACCGCCACCCGGGGTCTGGACGAAGCGCTGGAGCGGCTGCTGCGACGGCGCGACGCGCAGCTCACCGACGTGTACGCGACGCCCCGCCACCCCGATCTCAAGCGCGTGTGCGAGCAATTGCTCGACTACGACGAGGCCTGGCAGAACTGGCTGTACACGCACTTCCAGCTCGTGCGCCGCACCATCGGCGTGGACCCCACGGTGAAGGCGCTCGATGGACTGCCCACGCGGGTGCTGCCCGGACGCATGACCCAGCCCCTCTTCCCCGCGCTGTGGCGGGTGCGCGTGGAGATGACGACCACCTGGCAGCGCGAGGGTGGCCACGCGCCAGGCACGCCTCGGGACGCGAGCGGAGCGGGCACCCCATGA
- a CDS encoding response regulator — protein sequence MDERITTRARVLVVDDDPDQLDLVRRTLAPHFDVQTHDSALGVSNLVRQGEPDLVLLDVNFPALKGDQVLTLARRYAPRGTKFILYSATDESRLRSLALAAGADGYLSKSIQGAELIQKLNAFRG from the coding sequence ATGGATGAGCGCATCACCACCAGGGCCCGCGTCCTGGTGGTGGACGATGATCCGGATCAACTGGACCTCGTCCGTCGTACCCTGGCACCCCACTTCGACGTGCAGACCCACGACTCGGCCCTGGGCGTGTCCAACCTGGTGCGCCAGGGCGAGCCGGATCTCGTGTTGCTCGACGTGAACTTCCCCGCCCTCAAAGGTGACCAGGTGCTCACCCTGGCACGCCGGTACGCTCCCCGTGGGACCAAGTTCATCCTGTACTCGGCAACGGACGAGTCCCGTCTGCGCTCCCTGGCTCTCGCCGCGGGCGCGGATGGTTATCTCTCCAAGAGCATTCAAGGGGCCGAACTCATCCAGAAACTCAACGCCTTCCGCGGATAG
- a CDS encoding response regulator produces MSIPVPAVSDTRTLTLLLMAGEPEGARILETLRRAGLEVSVGHPATPEALKAALEREWDVAVCGPGLPGLTFREAAPPLQERHPLLPLIVIGKAWDEAEMHAALEQVHANSYLEMDRLGLLAPVVRREIQRTLERRQHQQAEQEQTHSRWLLERIVDSLPFVLFVKDAEERRLRVVNRTFADAFGVTKEWLLGKLDHDYFPKEQADSFIAIDTEILETGKLKTFEEVARTSGQDRVYATRKLPLLDESGRARYVLGITEDITERKAAEESLRRSKAELETANQRLADNLEELKKSRAVSARTLASYQQRALQMELIRQQNEDLDRLATELAAAKRNEEERAREAESAFRLRSEFLANFSHEIRTPLNGIIGYCDLLMREEGSRLTAHGRRDLNVVKKNAQTLLALINDILDLSKIEAGRIEVVVERVDLAELAEECTATVKEYLKGKDVELRTDIDEHVAFVRTDALKLRQILLNLLSNAAKFTESGEVSLTARAEGNEAIFVVEDTGIGIPPDQLPFIFEKFRQVDGSTTRKVGGTGLGLAIVRELSKILGGGVEVQSTLGRGTTFTVRLAGVLEGEALGGSRELDKPVAPEDVGAVLTPMMRGGTVLVVDDDVLVQQLVAGQLEPSGFTVVTASDGMEALRKARELRPQAIVLDIHLPRLDGWSVLSTLKGEPDLARIPVIIISVEEQRARGFSLGACEYLVKPVEPDHLVDVVRRSIGSAAGAGEVLVVDDDAATRELVSRSLRRAGFSTHEAHNGEDALLKARVSPPTLVVLDLMMPNLDGFEVIRRMRADKLQVPVVVLTGKTLTAEEQAVLRDGFAGFVQKGGHALEDVIGQAKGLLLKQSAQRANRQPRILYVEDNPQNRDIVRRYLGGQFEVLEAEDGEMGVERATREVPDLILMDLSLPRVDGWEATRRLRQVPAVASVPVIAVTAHAGREYQEKASAAGCDAYLTKPLDREVLLDTIRKHLGKTHG; encoded by the coding sequence ATGAGTATTCCGGTCCCTGCCGTGTCGGACACCAGGACACTGACATTGCTTTTGATGGCGGGAGAGCCCGAGGGCGCCCGCATCCTCGAGACCTTGCGGCGCGCGGGCCTCGAGGTCTCCGTCGGGCACCCCGCCACCCCCGAGGCGTTGAAGGCGGCGCTGGAGCGGGAGTGGGACGTGGCCGTGTGTGGCCCGGGTCTGCCCGGGCTCACCTTCCGCGAGGCCGCGCCTCCCCTCCAGGAGCGCCATCCGCTGCTGCCGCTGATCGTCATCGGGAAGGCCTGGGACGAGGCGGAGATGCACGCGGCCCTGGAACAGGTGCACGCCAACAGCTACCTGGAGATGGACCGCCTGGGATTGCTCGCGCCGGTGGTGCGCCGCGAGATCCAGCGCACCCTCGAGCGGCGCCAGCACCAGCAGGCCGAGCAGGAGCAGACCCACTCGCGCTGGCTGCTCGAGCGCATCGTGGACAGCCTGCCCTTCGTCCTCTTCGTGAAGGACGCCGAGGAGCGCCGGCTGCGCGTGGTCAACCGCACCTTCGCCGACGCCTTCGGGGTGACCAAGGAGTGGTTGCTCGGCAAGCTCGACCACGACTACTTCCCCAAGGAGCAGGCCGACTCCTTCATCGCCATCGACACGGAGATCCTCGAGACGGGCAAGCTCAAGACCTTCGAGGAGGTGGCGCGCACGAGCGGACAGGATCGCGTCTACGCCACGCGCAAGCTGCCCCTGCTGGATGAGTCGGGCCGGGCGCGCTACGTGCTCGGCATCACCGAGGACATCACCGAGCGCAAGGCCGCCGAGGAGAGCCTGCGCCGCTCCAAGGCCGAGCTGGAGACGGCCAACCAGCGCCTGGCGGACAACCTCGAGGAGCTCAAGAAGAGCCGCGCCGTGTCCGCGCGCACGCTCGCCAGCTACCAGCAGCGCGCGCTGCAGATGGAGCTCATCCGTCAGCAGAACGAGGACCTGGACCGGCTGGCCACGGAGCTCGCCGCCGCCAAGCGCAACGAGGAGGAGCGAGCGCGCGAGGCGGAGAGCGCCTTCCGGCTGCGCAGCGAGTTCCTCGCCAACTTCAGCCACGAAATCCGCACGCCGCTCAACGGCATCATCGGCTACTGCGATCTGCTCATGCGCGAGGAGGGCAGCCGGCTCACCGCCCACGGCCGGCGCGACCTCAACGTGGTGAAGAAGAACGCGCAGACGCTGCTGGCGCTCATCAACGACATCCTCGACCTGTCGAAGATCGAAGCGGGCCGCATCGAGGTCGTGGTGGAGCGGGTGGACCTGGCGGAGCTGGCCGAGGAGTGCACGGCCACGGTGAAGGAGTACCTCAAGGGCAAGGACGTGGAGCTGCGCACGGACATCGACGAGCACGTGGCCTTCGTGCGCACGGACGCGCTCAAGCTGCGGCAGATACTGCTCAACCTGCTGTCCAACGCGGCCAAGTTCACCGAGTCGGGCGAGGTGTCGCTCACCGCGCGCGCCGAGGGCAACGAGGCCATCTTCGTCGTCGAGGACACGGGCATCGGCATTCCGCCGGACCAACTGCCCTTCATCTTCGAGAAGTTCCGCCAGGTGGACGGCTCCACCACGCGCAAGGTGGGCGGCACGGGCCTGGGGCTCGCCATCGTGCGCGAGCTGAGCAAGATATTGGGCGGCGGCGTGGAGGTGCAGAGCACGCTGGGCCGGGGCACCACCTTCACGGTGCGGCTGGCGGGCGTGCTCGAGGGCGAGGCCCTGGGTGGGTCGCGCGAGCTGGACAAGCCCGTGGCCCCCGAGGACGTGGGCGCCGTACTGACCCCCATGATGCGCGGGGGCACCGTGCTGGTGGTGGATGACGACGTGCTCGTGCAGCAGCTCGTCGCCGGCCAGCTCGAGCCCTCGGGCTTCACCGTGGTGACGGCCTCGGACGGCATGGAGGCGCTGCGCAAGGCGCGCGAGCTGCGCCCGCAGGCCATCGTGCTGGACATCCACCTGCCGCGGCTGGACGGCTGGAGCGTGCTGTCCACGCTCAAGGGCGAGCCGGACCTCGCGCGCATCCCCGTCATCATCATCTCCGTGGAGGAGCAGCGCGCGCGGGGCTTCTCACTGGGCGCGTGCGAGTACCTCGTCAAGCCGGTGGAGCCCGACCACCTGGTGGACGTGGTGCGCCGCAGCATCGGCTCCGCCGCGGGCGCCGGCGAGGTGCTCGTGGTGGACGACGACGCCGCCACGCGCGAGCTCGTCAGCCGCTCCCTGCGCCGCGCGGGCTTCTCCACCCACGAGGCCCACAACGGCGAGGACGCCCTGCTCAAGGCGCGCGTCTCCCCGCCCACGCTCGTGGTGCTCGACTTGATGATGCCCAACCTGGACGGCTTCGAGGTCATCCGCCGCATGCGCGCGGACAAGCTCCAGGTGCCCGTGGTGGTGCTCACCGGCAAGACGCTCACCGCCGAGGAGCAGGCCGTGCTGCGCGACGGCTTCGCCGGCTTCGTGCAGAAGGGCGGCCACGCGCTGGAGGACGTCATCGGCCAGGCCAAGGGGCTCCTGCTCAAGCAGAGCGCCCAGCGCGCCAACCGCCAGCCGCGCATCCTCTACGTGGAGGACAACCCGCAGAACCGCGACATCGTCCGCCGCTACCTCGGCGGCCAGTTCGAGGTGCTGGAGGCCGAGGACGGGGAGATGGGCGTGGAGCGCGCCACGCGCGAGGTGCCGGACCTCATCCTCATGGACCTGTCCCTGCCCCGCGTGGATGGCTGGGAAGCCACCCGGCGCCTGCGCCAGGTGCCCGCCGTGGCCAGCGTCCCCGTCATCGCCGTGACGGCCCACGCCGGACGCGAGTACCAGGAGAAGGCCTCGGCCGCCGGCTGTGACGCCTATCTCACCAAGCCCTTGGATCGCGAGGTGCTCCTCGACACCATTCGCAAGCATTTGGGGAAGACCCATGGATGA
- a CDS encoding FIST signal transduction protein, translated as MARVKMQTARSTLVEPVAVAEDLIRQLEGGETPRLVTLFASRNRDQLALNRAVRERLPPGTRLVGATTAGELDNRGIHSGSVVLGALSGDFEVGLGLGTGLSEDAVSAGAMAMKRAAQELGVRQADIDTRQYVGLVIDDGFRYKKEELLLGLLDKNQALMLVGGGAADSEQDPQSQSALLHVDGEVTTDSVLVALFKTSAPWAALRSHWYQPLGERLTITRVDDSATRALEIDGKPAAQRYADMLGVSVEDLEFGKPRGFAAHPTALKVGREYFIRAPWKVLPDDSILFANLLEEGTELELMKAGDLAGMTRAFFQEELPRRVLNPRATLLFHCSGRMWYAQATGAVDAIAASLRHAPTAAGMNVHFEVYSGFHINTTLTVLAFGEN; from the coding sequence TTGGCTCGAGTGAAGATGCAGACGGCGCGCAGCACGTTGGTGGAACCGGTCGCCGTGGCCGAGGATCTCATCCGACAGCTCGAAGGCGGCGAAACTCCCAGGCTCGTCACCCTGTTCGCCTCACGCAACCGGGATCAGCTCGCCCTCAACCGCGCGGTGCGCGAGCGGCTGCCCCCGGGCACGCGCCTGGTGGGCGCCACCACCGCGGGCGAGCTGGACAACCGCGGCATCCACTCGGGCAGCGTCGTGCTGGGCGCGCTCTCGGGGGACTTCGAGGTGGGGCTCGGCCTGGGCACCGGCCTGTCCGAGGACGCGGTGAGCGCGGGCGCCATGGCCATGAAGCGCGCCGCCCAGGAGCTGGGCGTGCGCCAGGCGGACATCGACACGCGCCAGTACGTGGGCCTCGTCATCGATGATGGCTTTCGCTACAAGAAGGAAGAGCTGCTGCTCGGCCTGCTCGACAAGAACCAGGCGCTGATGCTCGTGGGCGGCGGCGCCGCCGACTCCGAGCAGGATCCACAGAGCCAGTCCGCCCTGCTCCACGTGGACGGCGAGGTGACCACGGACAGCGTGCTGGTGGCGCTCTTCAAGACGAGCGCGCCCTGGGCCGCCCTGCGCTCCCACTGGTACCAGCCGCTGGGCGAGCGCCTCACCATCACCCGCGTGGACGACAGCGCCACGCGCGCCCTCGAAATCGACGGCAAGCCGGCCGCGCAACGCTACGCGGACATGCTGGGCGTGTCGGTGGAGGATCTCGAGTTCGGCAAGCCCCGGGGCTTCGCCGCGCACCCCACCGCCCTCAAGGTGGGCCGCGAGTACTTCATCCGCGCTCCCTGGAAGGTCCTGCCCGACGACTCCATCCTCTTCGCCAACCTCCTGGAGGAAGGCACCGAGCTGGAGCTGATGAAGGCCGGGGACCTGGCCGGCATGACACGCGCCTTCTTCCAGGAAGAGCTGCCCCGCCGCGTCCTCAACCCCCGCGCCACCCTGCTTTTCCATTGCAGTGGCCGCATGTGGTACGCCCAGGCAACCGGAGCGGTCGATGCCATCGCGGCCTCCTTGCGTCACGCTCCCACAGCGGCTGGAATGAATGTGCACTTCGAGGTCTACTCGGGGTTTCACATCAACACGACGCTGACGGTCTTGGCGTTCGGGGAAAACTGA
- a CDS encoding cytochrome C, with amino-acid sequence MSGQVALGVPSHASVLLRGMGLVALLWGAGFARPAVASEVTSAEKTGEDTREVGRGGSKPIPLALEVGYEGLPPGKAQPLRVKAGQSFYINQIDVREVVKATRDEGVDGLRRTGRFAQLPWQGLKQVDEEPLLLANANGTYTRRRFYRQAQWMEQTSVFTVLPVDGWGRPTGRPIVLNIGRGDRRQPSDDFFIRRLRAVQTTADCKSMSDCSTARDFTEEALVEVRNARTGATPFTLTRSTRALRLFWTMRAGVDYYTIPVEQEDKPAYAYGVSVDIKALTPPRANGTYAAGSSITFQLTLRDGAGKRLHPQGSLPTYREFTSGKVDSGIQYYRAFFEPTTTYYLRKHRERMLMTQIIGPAQKLQPIRSIVDLEAFFGADDVQTVGTLERDGVFAQFQTFPPANDLFGGAFFPEKGGWDAPASDTWTYTLPANAEPGTYLVTVKGRRVYLGEDIPFSKTINIQVESTRPTQPNLPTGPCNSCHSEGGELARVLHGNDNRAGCNACHAPLGFELEGPIVVRTHFIHSRSGRYDSPLQQCDKCHLTAESIERTSKSACLSCHKSYPDTHVQQFGPIESMYVGGGRDSFQQCTDSCHKTHPGSNL; translated from the coding sequence ATGAGCGGTCAGGTAGCACTGGGCGTGCCGTCGCACGCGTCCGTCCTTTTGCGCGGCATGGGGCTCGTGGCGCTCCTCTGGGGGGCGGGCTTCGCGCGGCCGGCGGTGGCCTCCGAGGTGACTTCCGCGGAGAAGACCGGGGAGGACACGCGGGAGGTGGGACGCGGGGGCTCCAAGCCCATCCCCCTGGCGCTCGAGGTGGGCTACGAGGGCCTGCCTCCCGGCAAGGCCCAGCCGCTGCGGGTGAAGGCCGGGCAGAGCTTCTACATCAACCAGATCGACGTGCGCGAGGTGGTGAAGGCCACCCGGGACGAGGGTGTGGACGGGCTGCGCCGCACGGGCCGTTTCGCGCAACTGCCCTGGCAGGGGCTCAAGCAGGTGGACGAGGAGCCCCTCCTCCTGGCCAACGCGAACGGCACCTATACCCGGCGCCGCTTCTACCGGCAGGCGCAGTGGATGGAGCAGACGAGCGTCTTCACGGTGCTGCCCGTGGATGGGTGGGGCCGCCCCACCGGCCGCCCCATCGTGCTGAACATCGGCCGGGGGGATCGCCGCCAGCCCTCGGACGACTTCTTCATCCGCCGGCTGCGCGCGGTGCAGACCACCGCGGACTGCAAGAGCATGAGTGACTGCTCCACCGCGCGCGACTTCACCGAGGAGGCCCTCGTCGAGGTGCGCAACGCGCGCACGGGCGCCACGCCCTTCACGCTGACGCGCAGCACCCGCGCCCTGCGCCTGTTCTGGACGATGCGCGCCGGCGTGGACTACTACACCATCCCCGTCGAGCAGGAGGACAAGCCCGCCTACGCCTACGGGGTCTCGGTGGACATCAAGGCCCTCACCCCGCCGCGCGCCAATGGCACCTACGCGGCCGGCTCGAGCATCACCTTCCAGCTCACCCTGCGCGACGGGGCCGGCAAGCGCCTGCACCCCCAGGGCAGCCTGCCCACCTACAGGGAGTTCACCTCGGGGAAGGTCGACTCGGGCATCCAGTACTACCGGGCCTTCTTCGAGCCCACCACCACCTATTACCTGCGCAAGCACCGCGAGCGCATGCTGATGACGCAGATCATCGGCCCCGCGCAGAAGCTCCAGCCCATCCGCAGCATCGTGGACCTGGAGGCCTTCTTCGGCGCCGACGACGTGCAGACGGTGGGCACGCTCGAGCGCGACGGCGTGTTCGCGCAGTTCCAGACCTTCCCGCCCGCCAATGACTTGTTCGGCGGCGCCTTCTTCCCGGAGAAGGGGGGCTGGGACGCGCCCGCGAGCGACACCTGGACGTACACCCTGCCCGCCAACGCCGAGCCCGGCACCTACCTGGTGACGGTGAAGGGCCGCCGCGTCTACCTGGGCGAGGACATCCCCTTCAGCAAGACGATCAACATCCAGGTGGAGTCCACCCGGCCCACCCAGCCCAACCTCCCCACCGGCCCCTGCAACAGCTGCCACAGCGAGGGCGGCGAGCTCGCGCGGGTGCTGCACGGCAATGACAACCGCGCCGGGTGCAACGCCTGCCATGCCCCGCTGGGCTTCGAGCTGGAAGGCCCCATCGTCGTGCGCACCCACTTCATCCACTCGCGCTCGGGCCGCTACGACTCGCCCCTGCAGCAGTGCGACAAGTGCCACCTGACGGCCGAGAGCATCGAGCGCACGAGCAAGTCCGCGTGTCTGTCCTGTCACAAGAGCTACCCGGACACGCACGTGCAACAATTCGGTCCCATCGAGAGCATGTACGTGGGCGGCGGCCGCGACTCCTTCCAGCAATGCACGGATAGCTGTCACAAAACCCACCCAGGCAGTAACCTGTAG
- a CDS encoding helicase-related protein — translation MSFVSGNKVRYLPQPEWGVGHLLELQDEGAKALVLFPAREGEPVLVSTKGGALVPYRLTKGEPVKTARGRRATVVGEEEGGRGLRRYVIRYADTGEEDELPESEVHALAPRSDVLSTLREGRVGEARAFMLRKQALQLDDERRCDALGALLASRVMVKPHQVGVVQRVLSARRPRFVLADEVGLGKTIEAGMVFSALRLSGLARRVLVVAPSHLTVQWLVELFHKFNQLFTLMDSDRYASSLKEQPQVSPWARFPLVVTSLEMLARSEEHRRAVAGEDAFWDLVIIDEAHHLKGEKAFAAAEGLAANSWGLLLLTATPMQLDPAEYHGLLTLIDAATAPTVAGFEQRLARQEELSTAVRGLLEGQDAKGAVKALAARFPDDPRLTTLKDRDALLQHLAETYSLSDRLVRNRRAVVGGFSTRRLHRHPVKLSAEELRTRDAALAALASSTLRGAPLGNLLRRLESSPAAFAEALQGNKALASVAGSLKLPARDAKFGAFQEVLRGIWSAEPRAKVLVFTESRDTLESLRAELGREGTEALAYHGDLPLVERDRQVARFRDPEGPLVLLCTEVGGEGRNFQFAHHLVHYDLPWSPATVEQRIGRLDRIGQNHPVEIHVFDPAGTLAADVLMLLADAVGVFGETVGGLDAVLEEVEPRLAELAILPRESRVAYAAELKVKVEAARAQVKRAYDPLLDIRSFDKDAVARLVKRAQERMGLEEDEEEEAAPSLEEGLWSVARDLDERLEESVTELARRVGIGVDTDEQVDAFQCAFQFGHALKVEGLPGIDINEDRTVLGTFWRDTAVEAEELEYYATGHPIVESLFGFLRDGPYGRSAARFIEKRGPLKARGVELLYHVQLPEPEDTSPGARVPSRQLARFLERTLVHVAVVEGPSGPKVDTGVLGALEAEGKSLKGDEVARAFPGFAAFVDAGVPVALKAAEAELGKLQTRARKAVEAERDAALARMKLSLTHQGLEEKAVRAQLDAEHEHYERLLQALAGAKVVLDSACGFVINR, via the coding sequence ATGTCCTTCGTTTCAGGCAACAAGGTCCGCTACCTCCCCCAGCCCGAGTGGGGCGTGGGGCATCTCCTCGAATTGCAGGACGAGGGCGCCAAGGCGCTCGTCCTCTTCCCCGCCCGGGAGGGCGAGCCGGTGCTGGTGTCCACCAAGGGTGGCGCCCTGGTGCCCTATCGCCTGACCAAGGGCGAGCCCGTGAAGACGGCCCGGGGCCGGCGCGCCACCGTGGTGGGTGAGGAGGAAGGCGGCCGCGGTCTGCGCCGCTACGTCATCCGCTACGCCGACACGGGCGAGGAGGACGAGCTGCCCGAGTCCGAGGTGCACGCGCTCGCCCCGCGCTCGGACGTGCTGTCCACGCTGCGCGAGGGCCGGGTGGGCGAGGCACGGGCCTTCATGTTGCGCAAGCAGGCGCTGCAACTGGACGACGAGCGACGGTGTGATGCGCTCGGCGCGCTGCTGGCCAGCCGGGTGATGGTGAAGCCGCACCAGGTGGGCGTGGTGCAGCGCGTGCTCAGCGCGCGCCGGCCCCGCTTCGTGCTCGCCGACGAGGTGGGCCTGGGCAAGACGATCGAAGCGGGCATGGTGTTCAGCGCCCTGCGGCTGTCCGGGCTCGCGCGGCGCGTGCTGGTGGTGGCCCCCAGCCACCTCACCGTGCAGTGGCTGGTGGAGCTGTTCCACAAGTTCAACCAGCTCTTCACGCTCATGGACTCGGACCGGTACGCGAGCTCGCTCAAGGAGCAGCCCCAGGTGTCCCCGTGGGCGCGCTTCCCCCTGGTGGTGACGAGTCTGGAGATGCTCGCCCGGAGCGAGGAGCACCGGCGCGCCGTGGCGGGCGAGGACGCGTTCTGGGACCTGGTCATCATCGACGAGGCACACCACCTCAAGGGCGAGAAGGCCTTCGCGGCCGCCGAGGGCCTGGCGGCCAACAGCTGGGGCCTGCTGCTGCTCACGGCCACGCCCATGCAGTTGGATCCGGCCGAGTACCACGGGCTGCTCACGCTCATCGACGCGGCGACGGCGCCCACGGTGGCGGGCTTCGAGCAGCGGCTGGCGCGGCAGGAGGAACTGAGCACGGCGGTGCGCGGGCTGCTCGAGGGCCAGGACGCCAAGGGCGCGGTGAAGGCCCTGGCGGCGCGCTTCCCGGACGACCCGCGGCTCACGACGCTCAAGGATCGGGACGCGCTCCTGCAGCACCTGGCGGAGACGTACAGCCTGTCGGACCGGCTGGTGCGCAACCGGCGCGCGGTGGTGGGCGGCTTCTCCACGCGCCGGCTGCACCGGCATCCGGTGAAGCTGTCCGCCGAGGAGCTGCGCACGCGCGACGCCGCGTTGGCCGCGCTCGCCTCGTCCACCCTGCGCGGCGCGCCCCTGGGCAACCTGCTGCGCCGCCTGGAGTCGAGCCCCGCGGCCTTCGCCGAGGCACTCCAGGGCAACAAGGCGCTGGCGAGCGTGGCCGGCTCGCTCAAGCTGCCCGCGCGCGACGCGAAGTTCGGCGCCTTCCAGGAGGTGCTGCGCGGCATCTGGAGCGCGGAGCCCCGCGCCAAGGTGCTCGTGTTCACCGAGAGCCGTGACACGCTCGAGTCGCTGCGCGCGGAGCTGGGCCGCGAGGGCACCGAGGCGCTCGCCTACCATGGCGATCTGCCCCTGGTGGAGAGAGACAGGCAGGTGGCGCGCTTCCGCGATCCCGAGGGCCCGCTGGTGCTCCTGTGCACCGAGGTGGGTGGAGAGGGTCGCAACTTCCAGTTCGCGCACCACCTGGTGCACTACGACCTGCCGTGGAGCCCGGCGACGGTGGAGCAGCGCATCGGGCGTCTGGATCGCATCGGGCAGAACCACCCGGTGGAGATCCACGTCTTCGATCCCGCGGGCACGCTGGCCGCGGACGTGTTGATGCTGCTGGCGGACGCGGTGGGCGTCTTCGGCGAGACGGTGGGTGGCCTGGACGCGGTGCTGGAGGAGGTGGAGCCGCGGCTGGCCGAGCTGGCGATCCTGCCGCGCGAGTCGCGCGTGGCGTACGCCGCGGAGCTCAAGGTGAAGGTGGAGGCGGCGCGGGCGCAGGTGAAGCGCGCGTATGATCCGCTGCTGGACATCCGCTCGTTCGACAAGGACGCGGTGGCGCGGCTGGTGAAGCGGGCGCAGGAGCGCATGGGGCTGGAGGAGGACGAGGAGGAGGAGGCCGCGCCGAGCCTGGAGGAGGGGCTGTGGAGCGTGGCGAGGGATCTGGACGAGCGGCTGGAGGAGTCGGTGACGGAGCTGGCGCGCCGGGTGGGCATCGGCGTGGACACGGACGAGCAGGTGGATGCCTTCCAGTGCGCCTTCCAGTTCGGCCACGCGCTCAAGGTGGAGGGCCTGCCGGGCATCGACATCAACGAGGACCGCACGGTGCTGGGCACCTTCTGGCGCGACACGGCGGTGGAGGCCGAGGAGCTGGAGTACTACGCCACGGGCCACCCCATCGTGGAGTCGTTGTTCGGCTTCCTGCGGGACGGGCCGTACGGGCGCAGCGCGGCGCGGTTCATCGAGAAGCGCGGGCCGCTCAAGGCGCGGGGCGTGGAGCTGCTCTACCACGTGCAGCTGCCCGAGCCCGAGGACACCTCGCCGGGCGCGCGGGTGCCGAGCCGTCAGCTCGCGCGCTTCCTGGAGCGCACGCTGGTGCACGTGGCGGTGGTGGAGGGCCCCTCGGGTCCCAAGGTGGACACGGGGGTGCTCGGCGCGCTGGAGGCGGAGGGCAAGTCCCTCAAGGGGGACGAGGTGGCGCGTGCCTTCCCGGGCTTCGCGGCCTTCGTGGACGCGGGCGTGCCGGTGGCGCTCAAGGCCGCCGAGGCGGAGCTGGGCAAGCTCCAGACGCGCGCGCGCAAGGCCGTGGAGGCCGAGCGGGACGCGGCGCTCGCGCGCATGAAGCTGTCGCTCACGCACCAGGGACTGGAGGAGAAGGCGGTGCGGGCGCAGCTCGACGCCGAGCACGAGCACTATGAGCGGCTGCTCCAGGCACTCGCCGGGGCCAAGGTGGTGCTCGACTCGGCCTGCGGCTTCGTCATCAACCGCTGA